In the Ensifer adhaerens genome, one interval contains:
- a CDS encoding sensor histidine kinase: MSGSTSHSFKWRLVGWLVLFETIATIVVIAIAVGLLWVTGYLIDGYENGNVDVLKDAITRNADGGLVLQETPELARLRQQAGKIWFVVRDRQGNRLSEGSVPEEFAFAIAGLERMNDARFRLSPDKNARPEAVVKWLESPAGSVQIFSGTEGQLTLGRLLLSTTGAFLSIFVPMLLLLALATVVVTPIVVRRMLSGLSHAASHAAHIEYDQRGIQMPVAGVPTEFLPLVTAVNDALVRLDDGYTRHKRFLAQAAHELRTPVAILGARIASLPPGPDKTRLNEDVTRLSILAGQLLDLERLDAQKDDFRLVDLAALAERVIVALAPLAFGAGYEMTFEADQRPVMVTGDEASLERALTNLVQNAIDHGGRRGTITVKVDPQGSIDVCDDGDGIPRSETDRIFEPFQRLRKDGKGAGLGLNLVQKIVHLHGGYVDVARSSSGGACMRVVLPLAADNTA; this comes from the coding sequence ATGAGCGGCAGCACTTCCCATTCGTTCAAATGGCGCCTTGTCGGCTGGCTGGTGCTGTTCGAAACGATAGCGACTATTGTCGTCATCGCCATCGCCGTCGGTCTGCTCTGGGTGACCGGCTATCTCATCGACGGCTACGAAAACGGCAATGTCGACGTCCTGAAGGACGCGATCACTCGCAATGCCGATGGCGGACTCGTGCTTCAGGAAACGCCGGAGCTCGCCCGATTGCGTCAACAAGCAGGAAAGATCTGGTTTGTTGTCCGCGACAGGCAAGGCAACCGCCTTTCCGAGGGAAGCGTGCCTGAAGAATTCGCCTTCGCGATCGCCGGCCTCGAGCGCATGAACGACGCTCGCTTCCGGCTTTCGCCGGATAAGAACGCCCGCCCGGAAGCCGTCGTCAAATGGCTCGAGTCTCCCGCCGGCAGCGTCCAGATCTTCAGCGGCACCGAAGGGCAGCTGACCCTTGGCCGCCTGCTGCTCAGCACCACCGGCGCCTTCCTCAGCATCTTCGTGCCGATGCTGCTGCTGCTCGCCCTTGCGACCGTGGTCGTCACCCCGATCGTCGTTCGCCGGATGCTATCGGGCCTGTCGCACGCGGCCTCGCATGCGGCCCATATCGAATACGACCAGCGCGGCATCCAGATGCCGGTCGCGGGCGTCCCCACGGAATTCCTGCCGTTGGTAACCGCGGTCAACGATGCGCTGGTGCGGCTGGACGACGGCTATACGAGACACAAGCGCTTCCTGGCGCAGGCGGCGCATGAACTGCGCACGCCGGTCGCAATCCTCGGCGCCCGCATCGCATCGCTGCCGCCGGGACCGGACAAGACGCGCCTCAACGAGGACGTGACGCGCCTTTCCATTCTGGCGGGCCAGCTTCTCGATCTCGAACGTCTCGACGCCCAGAAGGATGATTTCAGGCTCGTCGATCTCGCAGCCCTTGCCGAGCGGGTGATCGTCGCACTCGCGCCGCTTGCCTTCGGGGCAGGTTACGAGATGACCTTCGAGGCCGATCAACGCCCTGTCATGGTGACGGGAGACGAGGCGTCGCTGGAGCGAGCGCTCACCAATCTCGTGCAGAACGCCATCGACCACGGCGGTCGGCGCGGCACGATCACCGTCAAGGTCGACCCTCAGGGCTCGATCGATGTCTGCGACGACGGCGACGGCATTCCGCGCAGCGAAACCGATCGGATCTTCGAGCCGTTCCAGCGGCTGCGAAAGGACGGCAAGGGCGCGGGGCTCGGCCTCAACCTCGTCCAGAAGATCGTTCACCTGCACGGCGGTTACGTCGACGTCGCCCGCTCCTCTTCCGGCGGCGCCTGCATGCGCGTTGTGCTGCCACTGGCGGCCGACAATACGGCTTGA
- a CDS encoding AAA family ATPase, producing the protein MVGGAGKYEFQRYLSGALVQWSSPAATESAAPAREDFLGSLLFADISGFTRLTAKWSESDRAAGAERVSLLLNAFMGELINHIEEHGGTVLSFAGDSLIAGWRAPSPEELEQTAWRSCYCAERIREQIGGPGSPEDALQLRIAVGAGAITLLHLLPRADQRWLIVGGDCLAQADHCGQLSDAGEILVSDAVWRLVGKRAKGGPNREGTARLDSIEPCSTTKEAPRTQPGSTADRLEAYLPLSLRSRLLSPLSEWLADLRTVTALFVHIVGRDLDTDLDRLNKLIERSIAVVGRTGGEILHTALHAGGLEVFAVFGLPGRKHADNARRAIIAALRLSNELDEPDLGLSAGISTGESFCGALGTIHRADYTVVGAAVNMAARLASVAAGRILVDQATAKETAGQIAFSGPWTLGVPGMRGGVVAFAPIAETVATIDNKSPILFNRAAELAVLNAYVERAGRGQAAGVMIVKGESGVGKSALLRAFVENCRDHGSQVLVGNADDIESDVPYFAWRGVIRDLLGIGDLRGPEASDQVMQFFAHRPELAHLAPLLNDAINLTLTDTVETRAMSGDGRSHRLRELLRDLMTDSLSWGRGVVVLEDVHWLDEASGQLLGRLASGTAPIPVVVSTRTTKTQQDLTRWTGQHHNGAQTLDLLPLDFEGTIALVRASIGSNSPADGFGEAVYAQSAGNPLLICEICRMIGERRLPKAAEAPAPLSLAETRSNDATLLNTAKVTVIARTDQLPAEIQALLKIASAMGATFSVPELQALPPIRKYALDIEASIERLQAAHLIKPMDDRPGRFTFSHAVIRQAIYESMLSEQRREAHRAIAQAMEESGQPDNAENLPRILSHWERAGDARLAFNYLDRVAELRLRQFDNAAVVDLIERFFKTARELSITITPTRRAAACFLLGEASLNLGRAEAARNAYEEGLRLSGLPLPRTSAGLALHLVLDLAEQVWRRVTHGDKDWILEREISRSPSDPFLLAAKAHEDLTRIYYFTSEKLRLIHATLRATNLAERNKYVSPTTATNYASLGAICGVIPLHKQAEHYSRLAAALSERVDQLGTRVRVDLLSGMYQIGIGHWREGKQAFEAGLNNASTVGDLRRWCEVAVGLETISGPWLLTSAFEGIAPWEILVQRICEEGRRRGDTQVLGCGLLGRLRGHAALGRWNAIEADLDELKQIITAKADGLELVHCIEGASLLAEAARRQGKTGEAKAWFERAFSWCQTLNPAMKTRTLPALARLFDVASDPDSGDPMAAQLVLRKLERFARVYPIGRPAAALGEATLHVHRGQQRRAERVARYAFAEAIRLEMPAVALASLHHPAGRKDVAAWQALETMFAVRQNTWSEVLQLHQAEPPTHVPIVAFEGGHA; encoded by the coding sequence GTGGTTGGTGGCGCCGGCAAATATGAATTCCAACGTTACCTGTCCGGAGCCCTGGTCCAATGGTCCTCCCCGGCAGCGACGGAATCGGCTGCCCCCGCACGGGAAGACTTTCTCGGTTCGCTGCTTTTCGCCGACATTTCCGGCTTCACCCGCCTGACGGCCAAATGGTCCGAAAGCGACCGTGCCGCCGGCGCGGAGCGCGTCAGCCTGCTCCTGAACGCCTTCATGGGCGAGCTCATCAACCATATTGAAGAGCATGGCGGTACGGTCTTGAGTTTCGCGGGCGACAGCCTGATTGCCGGCTGGCGGGCACCCTCCCCAGAGGAACTCGAGCAGACTGCCTGGCGCAGCTGCTATTGCGCCGAACGGATCCGCGAACAAATCGGCGGCCCGGGCAGCCCAGAAGACGCTCTTCAATTGCGCATCGCGGTTGGCGCCGGTGCCATCACGCTGCTGCACCTGCTGCCGCGCGCCGATCAGCGCTGGCTGATCGTCGGCGGCGACTGCCTGGCCCAGGCCGACCATTGCGGCCAACTCAGCGATGCCGGCGAAATTCTCGTCTCGGATGCCGTGTGGCGCCTGGTCGGCAAGCGCGCCAAAGGCGGGCCGAACCGAGAAGGAACCGCGCGGCTCGACAGCATAGAGCCCTGCTCGACCACGAAGGAGGCGCCGCGCACGCAGCCGGGCTCGACGGCTGACCGGCTTGAGGCCTACCTGCCGCTTTCGCTGCGCAGCCGCCTGCTGTCGCCGCTTTCGGAATGGCTCGCGGACCTCAGAACGGTGACGGCGCTGTTCGTGCATATCGTCGGCCGCGATCTCGATACGGATCTCGATCGGCTGAACAAGCTCATAGAACGATCGATTGCCGTCGTCGGCCGCACCGGTGGCGAGATCCTGCACACGGCGCTTCATGCCGGCGGGCTCGAAGTCTTCGCCGTTTTCGGCCTGCCCGGCAGGAAACACGCCGACAATGCGCGTCGGGCGATCATCGCCGCCCTTCGCCTGTCAAACGAACTCGACGAACCGGATCTCGGCCTGTCGGCCGGCATCTCCACCGGCGAGAGCTTCTGTGGCGCACTCGGCACGATCCACCGGGCCGACTATACTGTCGTCGGCGCTGCCGTGAACATGGCCGCCCGACTGGCGAGCGTTGCGGCAGGCCGCATCCTCGTCGACCAGGCGACGGCCAAGGAGACTGCCGGCCAGATCGCTTTTTCCGGCCCCTGGACGCTCGGGGTGCCCGGCATGCGCGGTGGCGTCGTCGCCTTCGCACCGATTGCCGAAACGGTCGCGACGATCGACAACAAGTCTCCCATTCTTTTCAACCGGGCCGCCGAACTGGCGGTCCTCAACGCCTATGTGGAGCGCGCCGGCCGGGGGCAGGCCGCCGGCGTGATGATCGTCAAGGGAGAATCCGGCGTCGGGAAATCGGCGCTGCTTCGCGCCTTCGTCGAAAACTGCCGCGACCATGGTAGCCAGGTCCTGGTCGGCAATGCCGACGATATCGAAAGCGACGTGCCCTATTTTGCCTGGCGCGGGGTGATCCGCGATCTGCTCGGCATCGGCGACCTGCGCGGTCCCGAGGCATCGGACCAGGTGATGCAGTTCTTCGCCCATCGCCCGGAACTCGCACATCTGGCGCCACTGCTGAACGATGCCATCAACCTGACCTTGACCGACACGGTCGAGACCCGGGCGATGTCGGGCGACGGGCGTTCCCATCGCCTGCGCGAATTGCTGCGCGACCTGATGACCGACAGCCTTTCCTGGGGGCGGGGCGTCGTCGTGCTCGAGGACGTGCATTGGCTCGACGAGGCCTCCGGCCAATTGCTCGGACGGCTGGCCTCCGGAACGGCGCCGATCCCGGTCGTGGTATCGACGCGGACGACCAAGACGCAACAGGACCTGACTCGGTGGACCGGTCAACATCATAACGGTGCCCAGACCCTCGACCTTCTGCCGCTCGACTTCGAGGGCACGATCGCGCTCGTGCGCGCTTCGATCGGCAGCAATTCGCCCGCCGATGGCTTCGGCGAAGCCGTCTATGCCCAATCGGCTGGAAACCCGCTGCTGATCTGCGAAATCTGCCGGATGATCGGCGAGCGCCGCTTGCCGAAAGCGGCTGAAGCGCCCGCGCCGCTATCGCTCGCCGAAACCCGCTCGAACGATGCGACCCTGCTCAATACGGCGAAGGTCACCGTTATCGCCCGAACCGACCAGCTTCCGGCCGAGATTCAGGCCCTGCTGAAGATCGCAAGCGCCATGGGCGCGACTTTTTCCGTACCCGAACTGCAGGCGCTTCCGCCGATCAGGAAGTACGCGCTCGACATCGAAGCCAGCATCGAGCGGCTGCAGGCCGCCCATCTGATCAAGCCCATGGATGATCGCCCGGGTCGCTTCACCTTCAGCCACGCCGTCATCCGCCAGGCGATCTACGAGAGCATGCTGTCGGAACAGCGCCGTGAGGCCCATCGCGCCATCGCGCAGGCGATGGAAGAGAGCGGGCAGCCCGACAACGCCGAGAACCTGCCGCGCATCTTGAGCCATTGGGAACGCGCCGGCGATGCCAGGTTGGCGTTCAACTACCTGGATCGTGTCGCCGAGCTGCGCCTGCGCCAGTTCGACAATGCCGCCGTCGTCGACCTGATCGAGCGCTTCTTCAAGACCGCCCGCGAGCTCTCGATCACGATTACGCCGACCCGGCGGGCGGCCGCTTGTTTCCTGCTCGGCGAGGCCAGCCTCAATCTCGGGCGTGCCGAGGCGGCAAGGAATGCCTATGAGGAAGGTTTGCGGCTTTCCGGCCTTCCGCTGCCGCGCACCTCGGCCGGCCTCGCACTGCACCTCGTGCTCGATCTTGCCGAACAGGTGTGGCGTCGCGTGACCCACGGGGACAAGGACTGGATCCTGGAACGCGAGATCTCACGATCGCCGTCCGATCCCTTCCTGCTCGCGGCAAAGGCGCATGAAGACCTGACGCGGATCTACTACTTTACCAGCGAGAAACTGCGGCTGATCCATGCAACGCTTCGCGCGACGAACCTTGCCGAAAGAAACAAGTACGTCTCACCGACGACCGCCACCAATTACGCCAGCCTCGGCGCAATCTGCGGCGTCATCCCGCTTCACAAGCAGGCCGAGCACTACAGCCGCTTGGCCGCCGCCCTTTCGGAACGCGTGGATCAGCTGGGAACGCGCGTGCGCGTCGACCTCTTGTCGGGCATGTACCAGATCGGCATCGGCCATTGGCGCGAAGGCAAACAGGCATTCGAGGCCGGTCTCAACAATGCCTCGACCGTCGGTGACCTTCGGCGCTGGTGCGAGGTGGCCGTCGGCCTCGAGACGATTTCCGGCCCCTGGCTACTAACCTCCGCCTTCGAAGGCATCGCACCCTGGGAGATCCTCGTTCAGCGTATCTGTGAAGAGGGTCGCAGACGTGGCGACACCCAGGTGCTCGGCTGCGGCCTGCTCGGCCGCCTCAGGGGCCATGCGGCGCTTGGCCGATGGAACGCCATTGAAGCCGATCTCGATGAGCTCAAGCAGATCATCACCGCCAAGGCCGATGGGCTGGAACTCGTTCACTGCATCGAGGGCGCATCGCTTCTGGCAGAGGCCGCCCGGCGGCAGGGCAAGACGGGTGAAGCAAAAGCCTGGTTCGAACGCGCATTCTCCTGGTGCCAGACGCTCAACCCGGCAATGAAGACGCGGACCCTGCCGGCCCTTGCCCGCCTGTTCGACGTCGCGAGCGACCCTGATAGCGGCGACCCCATGGCAGCACAGCTTGTGCTGCGAAAGCTCGAGCGGTTTGCCCGCGTCTATCCGATCGGCCGCCCGGCGGCAGCGCTCGGCGAGGCGACCCTGCACGTGCATCGCGGCCAGCAGCGCCGCGCCGAACGGGTCGCACGATACGCCTTCGCAGAAGCGATACGATTGGAGATGCCGGCAGTGGCGCTCGCGTCGTTACACCACCCGGCGGGGCGGAAAGACGTTGCCGCATGGCAGGCTTTGGAGACGATGTTTGCCGTTCGCCAAAACACCTGGAGCGAGGTCCTCCAACTTCATCAAGCCGAGCCACCGACCCATGTCCCGATTGTTGCGTTCGAGGGAGGCCACGCATGA
- a CDS encoding response regulator transcription factor, with the protein MRVLLVEDEKELAGALRTALSNHRMIADHARDLAEAALILNDAVYDVVVLDRKLPDGDGLSLIPVIRARGNTVPVLMLTALDDLADRVAGLDGGADDYIGKPFAFEELLARLRALARRPAPVQSDVVTVGRLSFDLAHCEASVAGAPLKMPRRELLVLETLTRRMGRMVLRAALMEAVFGLDDEIQSNALDTHISRVRRKLADADAGVIINGIRGVGYLLREDQ; encoded by the coding sequence ATGCGGGTCTTGCTGGTCGAAGATGAGAAGGAACTGGCGGGTGCGCTGCGGACTGCCCTGAGCAATCACCGGATGATCGCCGATCATGCCCGCGACCTCGCCGAAGCCGCCTTGATCCTGAACGATGCCGTCTATGACGTGGTCGTTCTCGATCGCAAGCTGCCCGATGGCGACGGGCTGTCGCTCATCCCCGTGATACGGGCGCGCGGCAATACCGTGCCGGTGTTGATGCTGACTGCGCTCGACGATCTGGCTGACCGGGTCGCGGGGCTCGATGGCGGGGCGGACGACTATATCGGCAAGCCATTTGCCTTCGAGGAACTGCTGGCACGGCTGCGGGCGCTGGCGCGGCGTCCGGCGCCCGTGCAGTCCGATGTCGTCACCGTCGGACGTCTCTCCTTCGATCTCGCGCATTGCGAGGCAAGCGTTGCAGGCGCGCCCCTCAAGATGCCCCGGCGCGAGCTTCTGGTGCTCGAAACGCTGACCCGCCGCATGGGACGCATGGTGCTGCGCGCGGCCCTGATGGAAGCCGTGTTCGGTCTCGACGACGAAATCCAGTCCAATGCGCTCGACACCCATATCTCGCGCGTTCGGCGCAAGCTTGCGGACGCGGATGCCGGGGTGATCATCAACGGTATCCGCGGCGTCGGCTATCTGCTCAGAGAAGACCAATGA
- a CDS encoding GH25 family lysozyme, with amino-acid sequence MRLSAATAIIFAGLVSGCSSSSSLDTIAPRPSRETTSSVVLSAAPVPAANVGARVAGVTPPQNVQSAPPQEMLAWAGPVPEPEAFAPVANTTTTLAAPVPDARPVAFVAPENPVTQAMPQGRSRIYGHRFRDAKPINFGRAKNPRKMAVHGVDVSRWQADIDWARLRTQGANFAFIKATDGGDHLDPMFKKNWRAAKAAGIRRGAYHFFYWCRTAGEQADWFIRNVPREPGALPPVIDVEYNGESSCKRRLSPERIREKMQVFMDKLEAHYGQRPIIYTAPDFYADNLQGAFKNYPFWLRAVAQHPSIVYPNRKWLFWQYSGSGLSQGVDGKIDLNVFHGSEDQWHDWLEARAN; translated from the coding sequence ATGCGTCTTTCAGCTGCGACCGCAATCATCTTTGCCGGCCTTGTTTCCGGTTGCTCCTCCAGTTCAAGCCTGGACACGATCGCACCGCGTCCCTCGCGCGAGACGACCAGCTCCGTGGTGCTTTCAGCCGCACCGGTACCCGCGGCCAATGTGGGCGCAAGGGTCGCTGGGGTGACGCCGCCACAGAATGTCCAGTCCGCACCGCCGCAGGAAATGCTCGCTTGGGCCGGCCCCGTTCCGGAGCCGGAAGCCTTCGCGCCCGTGGCAAACACCACGACGACGCTCGCCGCGCCTGTTCCCGACGCTCGGCCGGTCGCCTTCGTCGCGCCGGAAAATCCGGTGACCCAGGCGATGCCGCAGGGCCGCTCGCGGATCTACGGTCATCGTTTCCGTGACGCCAAGCCAATCAACTTCGGCCGCGCCAAAAATCCGCGCAAGATGGCCGTGCATGGCGTCGACGTCTCGCGCTGGCAGGCTGACATCGACTGGGCACGGCTGCGTACACAAGGGGCGAACTTCGCCTTCATCAAGGCGACCGATGGCGGCGACCACCTTGACCCGATGTTCAAGAAGAATTGGCGCGCTGCCAAGGCGGCCGGCATCCGTCGCGGCGCCTATCACTTCTTCTACTGGTGCCGCACGGCCGGGGAACAGGCCGACTGGTTCATCCGCAACGTTCCGCGTGAACCGGGCGCGCTGCCGCCTGTCATCGACGTCGAATATAACGGCGAATCGAGCTGCAAGCGTCGCCTGTCGCCGGAGCGCATACGCGAAAAGATGCAGGTCTTCATGGACAAGCTCGAGGCGCACTATGGCCAGCGCCCGATCATCTACACCGCACCGGATTTCTATGCCGACAACCTGCAGGGCGCTTTCAAGAACTATCCGTTCTGGCTGCGTGCCGTCGCCCAGCACCCGTCGATCGTCTACCCGAACCGCAAGTGGCTGTTCTGGCAGTATTCCGGTTCCGGCCTTTCTCAAGGCGTCGATGGCAAGATCGACCTCAACGTCTTCCACGGGAGCGAGGACCAGTGGCACGACTGGCTGGAGGCACGGGCGAACTGA
- a CDS encoding B12-binding domain-containing radical SAM protein, which produces MNQSRVPRVLIVLAHFDETRNPEGRPDFIPQGTGHLFLAGAFARDRVSLRAYSEFHDGPLIEEAAFADLDMLVLTGVTAAFDRMRHLTAYARTKSPGCVIVAGGPVVRNLPVSSAETFDYACEGDVEEMQAVIREVFGEWAVSETILPRFDLANWGGPVSYVETSRYCNFKCSFCALTAENRRYHSYDLGYIEAQLRNVPAKKYVLFIDNNFYGNSKDAFHAKLELIRSLWQEGLFQGWIALVTGDFFRDPDNLEAVRAAGCLGLFSGVETLNEAQLKRYQKKQNLVVPQLEAIQTCLKAGVAFQYGLMFDPSSQTMQAMQDELAFITGESTMPLPAFLSLTIPLLGTPLFDECAAERRFLPSAKLRDMDGFTLMTRPIDGLGEVALFARKLSRLDGNRVRILRHCLGFYRNYRHSLSGRQMIHLLANSLRLALPSVLHRHGLPTRSGSDDNLTYVTTTQPLGPLYTPAFRVSEGFRSHFAPTMITDASGALDDTIARNLEFRSSRRQRTGLGSNTAQAESVPSTPAAI; this is translated from the coding sequence ATGAACCAGTCCCGAGTACCTCGCGTCCTGATCGTGCTTGCCCATTTCGACGAGACGAGAAATCCGGAAGGCCGCCCCGATTTCATTCCACAGGGAACCGGACATCTGTTCCTGGCGGGCGCCTTTGCCCGCGATCGGGTCAGCCTTCGCGCCTACAGCGAGTTTCACGACGGGCCGCTTATCGAAGAGGCGGCGTTCGCAGACCTCGATATGCTGGTGCTGACCGGCGTCACCGCCGCCTTCGACCGGATGCGCCACCTGACCGCCTATGCCCGCACGAAGTCGCCCGGATGCGTGATCGTCGCGGGCGGACCGGTCGTGCGCAATCTGCCGGTTTCGAGCGCCGAAACCTTCGACTACGCCTGCGAGGGCGACGTCGAGGAGATGCAGGCGGTCATCAGGGAAGTCTTCGGCGAATGGGCCGTCTCCGAGACGATCCTGCCGCGCTTCGACCTTGCCAATTGGGGCGGCCCGGTCAGCTACGTCGAGACGAGCCGCTACTGCAATTTCAAATGCAGCTTCTGCGCACTCACCGCCGAAAACCGGCGCTATCACAGCTACGACCTCGGCTATATCGAGGCGCAATTGCGCAATGTCCCGGCCAAGAAATACGTGCTGTTCATCGACAACAACTTTTACGGCAACAGCAAGGATGCCTTTCATGCCAAGCTCGAATTGATCCGGTCGCTGTGGCAAGAGGGGCTGTTTCAGGGGTGGATAGCCCTCGTCACCGGGGACTTCTTCCGAGACCCCGACAATCTCGAAGCGGTGCGCGCGGCCGGCTGTCTCGGCCTTTTCAGCGGTGTCGAGACGCTAAACGAAGCGCAGTTGAAGCGTTATCAGAAGAAGCAGAACCTGGTGGTGCCGCAACTGGAAGCCATCCAGACTTGCCTCAAAGCCGGCGTCGCCTTCCAGTATGGCCTGATGTTCGACCCTTCGTCGCAGACGATGCAGGCGATGCAGGACGAACTCGCCTTCATTACCGGCGAAAGCACCATGCCGTTGCCGGCCTTCCTCAGCCTGACGATCCCGCTGCTCGGCACGCCGTTGTTTGATGAATGCGCCGCTGAGCGGCGCTTCCTGCCTTCAGCCAAACTGCGCGACATGGATGGGTTCACCTTGATGACCCGTCCGATCGATGGCCTCGGGGAGGTGGCCCTCTTTGCGCGCAAGCTATCGCGCCTCGACGGCAACCGCGTCCGCATCCTGCGCCATTGCCTGGGTTTTTATCGCAACTACCGCCACTCGCTTTCCGGCCGGCAGATGATCCATCTGCTCGCCAACAGCCTGCGCCTCGCGCTTCCCTCGGTCCTGCATCGCCATGGCCTGCCGACGCGTTCGGGGAGCGACGACAATCTCACCTACGTCACGACGACCCAGCCGCTCGGGCCGCTTTACACGCCGGCGTTCCGGGTCAGCGAAGGCTTCCGCTCGCATTTTGCGCCGACAATGATCACCGACGCTTCCGGAGCGCTCGACGACACTATTGCCCGCAATCTCGAATTTCGCAGCAGCCGGCGGCAACGAACGGGCTTGGGATCGAACACAGCGCAGGCTGAGAGCGTGCCCTCTACGCCTGCGGCAATCTGA
- a CDS encoding patatin-like phospholipase family protein — protein MKVTNRKRRSLKEIGEGPTGRYAVRKIVVVRTRRLLRHGTLAFALAAAGCTGPDVTPTNRRLELTTGAVPLPQPILDGGETGIILAFSGGGARSAAFGYGVLSALAEAPSPGARGRRLADDVAVVAGVSGGAVLASHFALYGRSGLADFRQRFLGRDVEASLKMSFSPPNILRGYRGGVNDLSGFPAWLDANLFRGATFGDITSPGRPRLVIHATDLYNRAPFIFDRPSFTAICSNYDDYPLAYAVAASAAVPVVFAPLTLQNFRTGCEASPEAKPQKTGPRAPGSLVAREYADSLGRYETAKDLNYLKLYDGGLVDGVGTQSLLHLMDRAAPEPVPAERAMRLRHLMVIVVDASTRIGGELSKTVDSPKAPDAIVAAIDAMINIPNLQSFDALRDHLPAWRDKFVKWRCQIGGAKRGCGDLDVGIVRLALSDISDPALARRILGLHNRLSLEAKDVDFLAGLGRRLLLEQPDYQRFLDRIKRSGPRVARAG, from the coding sequence ATGAAGGTCACCAATCGAAAGCGGCGTTCACTCAAGGAAATCGGAGAGGGGCCTACCGGCCGCTATGCGGTGCGGAAAATTGTGGTTGTCCGCACAAGGCGGCTTCTGCGCCACGGGACGCTGGCGTTTGCGCTTGCTGCGGCGGGTTGCACCGGCCCGGATGTGACGCCGACCAACAGGCGGCTCGAACTGACGACTGGAGCCGTGCCGCTGCCGCAACCCATCTTGGACGGCGGTGAAACCGGCATCATCCTCGCCTTTTCCGGCGGCGGTGCCCGCTCCGCCGCCTTCGGCTACGGGGTGCTGTCGGCACTGGCGGAGGCGCCGTCACCGGGTGCAAGGGGGCGCCGTCTCGCGGATGATGTCGCCGTTGTTGCCGGCGTCTCCGGCGGGGCGGTGCTTGCCTCCCATTTCGCCCTTTACGGTCGATCGGGTCTTGCTGATTTCCGTCAGCGGTTTCTCGGGCGCGATGTCGAGGCATCGCTCAAGATGTCCTTTTCGCCACCCAATATCCTGCGCGGCTATCGGGGTGGCGTGAACGATCTGTCCGGCTTCCCTGCCTGGCTCGACGCCAACCTATTCAGGGGCGCGACGTTCGGCGACATCACGAGCCCAGGACGCCCACGCCTGGTGATCCACGCGACCGATCTCTACAATCGCGCGCCATTCATCTTCGATCGTCCGTCGTTCACCGCCATCTGCAGCAACTACGACGACTATCCGCTTGCCTATGCGGTTGCCGCCTCGGCCGCCGTACCGGTCGTCTTCGCGCCACTGACGCTGCAGAACTTCCGGACCGGTTGCGAGGCGTCGCCGGAAGCGAAACCGCAGAAAACCGGGCCTCGAGCGCCCGGCTCGCTCGTTGCGCGCGAATATGCCGATTCTCTCGGGCGCTACGAAACGGCAAAGGATCTCAACTATCTCAAGCTCTACGACGGCGGACTGGTCGATGGTGTCGGAACGCAGAGCCTCCTCCACCTGATGGACCGGGCAGCGCCCGAGCCGGTGCCCGCGGAGCGGGCCATGCGTCTCAGGCACCTGATGGTCATCGTCGTCGATGCTTCGACCCGGATCGGAGGGGAACTTTCAAAGACAGTCGACAGCCCCAAGGCGCCGGATGCAATCGTCGCGGCCATCGACGCGATGATCAACATTCCCAATCTTCAGAGCTTCGATGCCCTGCGCGACCATCTTCCCGCCTGGCGGGACAAGTTCGTGAAATGGCGTTGCCAGATCGGTGGCGCGAAGCGAGGCTGCGGCGATCTCGATGTCGGCATCGTCAGGCTGGCGCTGTCGGACATATCCGACCCGGCGCTGGCACGCCGGATCCTGGGGTTGCACAATCGCCTGAGCCTGGAGGCGAAGGACGTCGATTTTCTCGCAGGCCTCGGTCGGCGCTTGCTGCTCGAACAGCCGGACTACCAGCGGTTCCTGGACCGCATCAAGCGGAGCGGGCCCAGAGTTGCCCGAGCGGGCTGA